One Triticum dicoccoides isolate Atlit2015 ecotype Zavitan chromosome 4B, WEW_v2.0, whole genome shotgun sequence genomic window carries:
- the LOC119292719 gene encoding actin-related protein 2/3 complex subunit 3-like gives MAAAPYAFLHHGQVYHSSFIDDDGITKACGCPLLPLKTHIKGPAPASDSDKADIVDEAITFFRANVFFKNFHVKSPADKLLIYLTSYINIALKRLETCRTLAIGTKAIINLGLEKVPVPGEAGFPFPGLFTLPQSGEEAELLRNYLKQIREETSGRLLNCAYRANGTPNKWWLAFAKRKFMNVVIL, from the exons CACCATATGCATTTCTCCATCATGGACAGGTTTATCACTCTAGTTTCATTGATGATGACGGGATCACAAAAGCCTGTGGGTGTCCTTTGCTTCCACTCAAAACCCATATAAAGGGCCCAGCCCCAGCCTCAGATTCAG ATAAGGCGGATATAGTTGATGAAGCAATAACTTTCTTCCGTGCAAATGTTTTCTTCAAAAACTTCCATGTCAAAAGCCCAGCAGACAAATTGCTCATCTATCTGACATCTTACATCAATATTGCCTTGAAAAGACTAGAAACCTGCCGGACGCTGGCTATCGGAACTAAGGCAATCATTAACCTAGGGTTGGAAAAAGTTCCTGTGCCTGGGGAAGCAGGGTTTCCTTTCCCTGGACTTTTCACTCTCCCCCAATCTGGGGAGGAAGCAG AACTGTTGAGGAACTATCTGAAGCAGATAAGGGAGGAAACGAGCGGGAGGCTGCTCAACTGCGCATACAGAGCTAATGGCACTCCCAACAAATGGTGGCTGGCTTTTGCGAAGAGGAAGTTCATGAACGTTGTCATCCTTTAG